CGGTCGATGGCAGGTGAGGAGCCAGTCGTGCCCTGAAGTTCGACGATACGGCAATCGGCGCCGTCCATTTCGGTTGCGAGCCATTCACCGGCAACCTGACCTTCGTGAACGAGGTCGGACGTCACGGCGGTCAGATAGAGCGACTCGTCGGCATCCACGGTACGGTCGAGCAGGACGACCGGAATCTCGGCATCCTGCGCTTCTTCGAGCACCTCGTCCCAGCCGGTCGCAACAACCGGCGCGATCAGGATCGCATCGACGCCCTGAGCAATGAAGCTACGGATCGCCTTGATCTGGTTCTCCTGCTTCTGCTGCGCATCGGCGAATTTGAGTTCGATGCCGCGCTCTTCAGCTTCGAGACGGGTCACGGTGGTTTCGGCAGCACGCCAACCGGATTCCGAGCCGATCTGGCTGAATCCGATGGTCATATCCGCAGCAATCGCGGCGATGGGCGCAGAGGCAATAGCGGTCGCTAAAAGTACAGTTTTAAGTTTCATAAATTCCTCCCTTGGAGCCTTCTCCTAACTCCGTGGAGGCTATTAAGTATTATTTTATTAGTTTTGGCAATCTTGGCGTGTGTCTGGTTGAGGCGCGGAATTGTGCGCGCATTATCAATGTTTTGCGGGTGAGAGTTGCCACGTGTCCTAATGACCTGCCGATCGAACGACCTTCTGCGACGCACCTCATGCGGGCAAAGTCGAAGCCACGATTCGCCTCTGTCCCGAGCAGCGCTACGCACCAGATCGCACGCGCCACGCGCCTGATTCAAAGCCCCTCATCTGGTGCGAAAACACCCATTTGCCGAACGCCCTGCACCTTGTTGACAATCCCTCGCGACTTGCCAGTCTGGCACCGTTTCCAGAAGGTGTCCCACATGTCGAAAAGCGTTAATCGAGTGCACGAAGCAGCCAAGTCACTGGGCCTCGACGTCGAGGTTGTCCGGATGCCGGATAGCACGCGCACGGCTGCCGATGCTGCGAACGCCTGCGGGTGTGAAGTTGGCCAGATCGTCAAATCGATGATCTTCGAAGGCGTGGAAAGCGGCGAATTAAAACTGCTGCTTGTGAGCGGCGCGCACGACGTCGATCTCACGACCATCAGCGATCATGTGGGCGAGGGGCTGACACGCGCCGACCCCAAGCGCGTTCGCGAAGAAACCGGCTTTGCCATTGGCGGGGTGTCCCCAATCGGGCACCTCGCGCCAATCGCGACGTGGATGGACGACACGCTGCTGTCGTACCAAGAGGTCTGGGCCGCCGCTGGTGCGCCGAATGCGGTCTTTCGCGTTGCGCCCGACGTTTTGAAGGCAAAGATCGAGGCGAAGGCTCTGCCGCTGAACAGCGCGTAAGTGCTCCCCGCCACTCAGAATTATCCGTTCTCCTGACGCTCTCGAGCGCGGGCGCGCGGCATGATGCGATCAAGCTCCGAGGAAAAATCACTGTCCCTCGAAGCCCCGCCCAATGGTTGAAAACGTTACCCTCCTCGCACGCAAAACATATTGATTGGAGAATGGCTAACAGCCAATCTCATCGGCACTTCACATCCTTTTGCCCAAGTTTTGTTCACGACTTATGTAGGAACGATTTTCATGACAGTTGAAGTGACTCTGACCGACTTGAACGGTTTGATCGAATACACCCTCGAAGATGTAGATTTGCTGTTCTTCGCGGGCGGCGGCGCCGCGTTCGACTTTAGTTATCTCGATGCCAATCAACTCACGGGGTTGGCGGAAATGACCCCCGCCACGATCATGCCCGAGAATACGTTCCGGCTCACCTATTACAGCGATATTACGGGATCGGTGACGGCCGATCTGGTTGGCGATTGGCCGGAGCCGCTTCAGCTTTTCCAGATCGGAAATAGCGATGCATGGGTGGAAAGCACCGCGAATATCCAGATCGAAGAGGTCACCGTTATTGCGCCGCACTCCTACAAGATCGTTATCGATTTCAACGGCGAAGGCCCGACGGTCAAGGAGTTCGTCGAAACGTGGACCGAAGCGGATCTTGCCGCGCTGAACCCGCTCGTGAATGGTGAATTCGCGACCCAGGACGGGTGGTCGGGCACCAGCGGCAAAGACAAATACAACGGCACGGCGCAGGACGACGTGATCGAGGGTCTTGGCGGCAAAGACATCCTCAGAGGTGGCCGCGGCGACGACGAGATCTTTGGCGGCAGCGGTAACGACAAACTGGTGGGACAAGCCGGAAACGACACGCTCGATGGTGGCGCTGGCAATGATAAACTGTCTGGCGGCGGCGGACGTGACCAACTGAGCGGCGGTGAGGGCAAGGACAAACTGATCGGTGGAGGCGGCAACGACAGCCTTGCCGGTGATGGCGGAAACGACGTTCTCTCCGGCGGTGGGGGCAATGACCTGCTTCAGGGCGGCACAGGCAATGACCGTCTGATTGGCGGGGGCGGCAATGACGCGCTCTCTGGCGGTGACGGCATGGACACCTTCATCGACGGTGGCGGCGACGACTACATGTATGGCGGCGGCCACGCGGACGTTTTCATCTTTGAAAAGAAGAGCGCAGGCGGTGACGACTTCGTTTCAATGGAGCGCTTCGGCGGCGACGTAATCCGTCTGGAGGGCTATGGCGTGAGTGTCGACACCTCCACAGCCAGCGCGTCCGAAATCGAAGCAGCAATGTCCAATCGTGGCATCACCGTCACGCAGGAAACGGCTGGCGGTGAATTCGTGGTCCACTTCGCGAAGTCTGGCGACACCATTACAATGAGCTTTGACCAAGCGGTCCTCCTGCCTCAGGTCTGGGACTACTTCGAGTTCGGTTGACGTCAGTGATGAAACGCAGAAGCGTCCCGACCGGTGAGTGCGGGGCGCTTGTCTGGTGTTAGTGTCGGCGCCGGTCCGACCCCCTGATCCGTTTGCGATATGCGCTCGGGGTTTCGGACCGCATCCGCAGGAAATGGCGGTTGAAGTTCGCTTGCGACGAATAACCAACGTCTTGCGAGATGATCCCGACAGGCAGATCAGTCGCCGCAAGTCGGGCACACGCTTCACCGATCCTGAGGTTGATGAGGTAACTCGACAGGCTGACGCCCACATGTCGGATGAACATCCGGTGCAGCCCCGAGGGACTGAGCGCCGCGATTGCCGCCAGAGCCTCGATGGTGATCGGCTGATCATAGTGCCGGTGGACGTGATCGAGGACGCGGTTCATCCGGTCGGGGTAGCCTTCGGATTTCTGGAGGAAGCCGATTGACGACAGCGTGGTTGCTCCATTGTCTCTTGACAGAAGCAGTAGCAGTTCCAGCAAAGTCGTGATCCCCTCACGCACCGGCAACTCGAAAAGGCGCTCAATAAGGGGGCGGGCTTTCGACTGCATTTCCTGCGAGAACTGCAGCCCGCGCTGGGCGCGATCACAGAACGACATCAGGGCCGAAAACTCCGGCGCAGACCGCCCTATGGCTTTGAGCCACTCCGCATCGAACCAGATGACCTTGGCGAGGAACGGTAGCGACGGGTCGATCCGTTCTTGAGAGGCCCATGTGTGGGGCAGGTTCGAGCCGACCAGAGCGAGGTCTCCGTCGCCGAAACCGGACACATGATCACCGACGAAACGTTGCCCGACGCAGTTCAGCGTCAACGTCAGTTCCATCTCCGAATGGTGGTGCCAGTTGAACGGAATACCCTGTTCCAAACGACGGTCGAGCCGCTGCCACGACACATCGCCGCGCTGGGGCAATACCTCTCGGCTTGCGCTCTTGAGCATGTAATCCGGCGACATGACGCCAGAATAGTATTGGAAATCGCCAGAAGTCGACAACAATCGGCATCCATGCGGCGCATGATGGTTGGGACTTACCAAGAGGGAGACCCACAATGTCAGAAGCCACCGAGCGCGATCATCACCCCACAACGTCCCAAACGACGCCTCTGCATCTTATCAAAAAACAGCTTCCGCTGCGTGTCCTGTCGCAGAGCGACTGGGAGCACTGGATTACGAAAGGCTACGTCATCGTCCGTCAGGTCGTGCCGCAAGCGAATGTCGAGCGACTGGCAAATCTGCTGTGGGAGTTCGACGAAAAGGACCCCAACGACCCGTCGACATGGTACGCGCCGCAACGGCGTGAGCACAAGATGAAGGAACTCAACAACACCGGAATGCTGGAGATCTACAATCACCAGTACCTTTGGGATAACCGCATGGAACAGCGGGTCTATGATGTGTTTGTCGACATCTGGGATCGCACCGACCTGTGGGTGACCATCGACCGCGCGAACCTCAATCCGCCGAAAAAGGTCAAAGGCAACCCTGACGGGTTCATCCATTGGGACGTGGACACCTCGCTCGATCCGCTGCCGATCGGCGTGCAAGGCGTTCTGAGCCTCATGCCGCAAGATCACGAGACCGGCGGGTTTCAGTGTGTGCCGTACCTCTTTGAGAAGTTTGACGAATGGAAGGCCACGCAGCCCGCTGACCGTGACCCGATGCACCCCGATATGACGGGGCTGGAGCGCGAGAATATCGAAATGGCGCCTGGTGATCTGCTGATCTTCAACTCGCTGCTGGCCCACGGGGTGCGCCCCAACCACTCGGACAACCGTCACCGCATGGCGCAGTACATCTCCATGCATCCCGCCGAGCCGCACAATACTGCGGAACGTGATGAACGCATCCGGCTCTGGCGCGAACAGGACCACCCGCAGCGTGATGCATTTCCGGGCGATCCGCGTGAATGGGAAAAGCGCCATGGGAAGGTCGCTGAACTGACCGAATTGGGCGAGAAACTCCTCGGGCTACAGTCGTGGTGAGTTGGCTTTAGGCGTCGAGCTTTGGATTTGTAAATGAGAGCAGGGAGTGGGCGGATAGTTCCGCCAACTCCTTTCGGCATTGACCAGCGCGGCTTGGTTGGCACCTTCGACCTCTCCATCGGCCAGAGGCCTCTGCGGGATCTGCCGTCAGATGCGCACTAATCTCGGTCTGACTGAAGCCCAAGAGATCAGAACGGCAAACGACAGCTGGTTGATCACGTCGAAGACAGCATGATCACTCCGCCGATCAGGACCGCGCAGCCGATCAATCGCCATTTGCCGACTGCTTCGCGCAGGATCAACATTCCCATCAGCGCGCCGACCATCATCGACATCTCCCGCATGGGGGCGACGAGGCTCAGCGGTGCGCCCATGCTGAGCGCGGTCAGGACGAGGATGTAGGAGAGAGGAGAGAGTAATCCCACTCCGGCAGCGGTCCACCAATGCCCGCGCATCGCGGTCAACGCACGGCGCGGGTTGGCGAGCACCAGCGGCAGCAACAGCAGCAGGCGCAACACGCTCGAAAACCAGTCGAGGACCACGGGCGCGATCCCGAGCGTCTTGACCTCATAAGCGTCGACAACTGTGTAGCTGGCGATGAGACCGCCCGTCGCCGTACCCCATCTGATACCCGCTTGGCCGCCGGGCTGGGTGAAGGCGGACAGCCGCCCTTGGGTCGCGATCAGCAGGATACCGGCGACGATTAGCACTAGCCCGACCACACCCAGTGCGGTTGGTGTTTCGCCGAGGATCAGGAACGCCCCAATCGTCGACAGCAGAGGGCCGGTTCCGCGCGCAACGGGGTAAACGACAGAAAGGTCGGCGACTTGGTATCCGCGTTGCAAACACAGGCTGTAGGCGAGGTGGATGAGCCCGCTCAACACAACGAAGCCGACCTTTATCCACGTCCAGTCGATGCTGCCCTGCATCAGCAGATACACCACCCAAGGCGCATAAAAGATGACGCCTATCACGTTGTAAAAGAATACGAATACAGCGCCGACCGATGCGGCCCGCTTGGCCAGCAAGTTCCATGTGGCGTGGCAAACGGATGCTAGAACGACGAGCAGTAACGAGGAAAGCGTCATTGAGACCTCCTGATGCGCAATTGGCGCGGTTGATCTCGACGTCTCCTCCCCTGGGCTTTTATCCCTTGGGTGCAGCCAAGGAACTCCCCCGGTCTCTGCAACGCTCGGTCCTGCGGCGCGTCGCCCGGAACCCTAGTTGCCACTCAGTCGATGGGGCGATGCTAATCATGGACGAACTCGGGCCGCAAGTGCGCGGCCTAGTAACTCATGAGGATCTTGGCTTGCGCGTCCTTGGTGAACTCGGCCAGCAGGTCAATGAAGACGCGGACGGCAGGCACGCTGGCGCGGCGCGGGGGAAGGCAGGCGAAACCTTCGATCATGGGGCCGGAGTGGCGCGGCAGGGCGCGTACGCAGATACCAGACCGGACGAGCAGATCGCCCAAAATCGCTGGCAGCAGGCCGACTCCATGGCCGCTCCGCAAGATGCCCAGAACGACCGCGGGATCGCCGACGCTCGCGAGCGGGTTGGAGGACATGGAAACCGCGCTGCCGTCGTCAGCGCGCAGAACCCAGTCCTCTGGAATACCGGGCGCCTGAATGACGACGCGGCCGAGCGCTTCGATGGACACGGGATCTTCGATGTCGATTTGATCGGCCTTCGCGGCGGGAATGTAGAGTTGCAGCGGCGAGCGCATGATCCGCCGCACGACGAGGTAATCCTCGGTCGGCTGGCCGATGCGCAGCATGACGTCGATGTCCTCCACCAGAGGATTAGGCGCGGTGCCGGTCACGATAACTTCGGCGCGGACGGACGGATGGCGGCGGTGCAGTTCGCCCAGCACCGGCCCCAGCACGAGCTGCGCAACGATCGCCCCCGCCGCGATTTTCAGCGGTCCTTGTGGCGTTTCATGCGCTGCGCGAAGGACGGCCTCTGCTTCTCGGGCGATAGAGGCCGTGCCTGCGGCAACCGAGGCCAGCGCGGCGCCCGTGCGGGTCAGGCGGAAACCTTGTCCCATACGGTCGAACAGAGGCGTGCCCGCCGATTGCTCCAGCCTCGCGAGGGCGCGCGACAGGGTTGCTTTGGATGCACGGGATCTGCGGGCGGCGGCGCTGATGCCGCCTTCCGTTGCGATCAGGTGAAAGACCCTGAGGTCATCAAGGCTCACGTTATCCATCGAGCTATCGTTTCAAAAGTGGAACACCTGTCATCAGATACGGTCATTTTCGAGACGGCGCAATTCGTTAGATTGCCGACTAATATTGCAGGATCTGACGACATGAGACACGCCAAAGCTTCGACCCCGACCGAAAGCACCAACACCAAAGACCCGCTGCGGGTTGTCGGACACCCCGAACCGAGTGACACGCCCGCTAAGCCGGCCCCTGATGAGCACACTGAAACCGCACCTCCCAAGCGCGGTGGGCGCAAAAAGTTCATCCTGCTCGCTGTCGCTTGCGTCGCGCTGGCACTTGCCGCGCGCCAGGGTGAGCATTGGTGGACCGTGGGCCGCTTTATCGAGGAAACCGAGGATGCCTACCTTCAGGCGGACATCGCATCGGTTTCCGCGCTGGTCGAAGGCACGGTGCAGGAGCTGCCGGTATCCGACAACGCCCAAGTCAGCGCTGGCGATGTGCTGCTGGTCCTCGACCCGACGACATACGAGGCGCGGCTCCAGTCCGCGCAGGCCGACGTGACGGTGGCGCAGACCGCGCTGGCGAACATCGACGCGAAGGAAGTGCTCCAACGCGCCCGCATCGCCTCTGCGGAGGCCGAGGTCTCCAATGCCGAAGCGCAGCGCCGCTTGGCCGCCACGCGGGACCAGCGCGCGCGGACGTTGGTCGAACAGGGGACCGCATCGCAGGCCACCGCAGACGACACTGGCGCCGCGCTCGACAGCGCAGAGGCCGCCGTCAGCCGCGCCAACGCCGCATTGCAGGTCGAGCAGGGCCAGATCACCATCCTCGAAAGCGAACGCGAACAGCAGCGTGCGTCCCTGATCCGCGCGCAGGCCGCCGAGCGCCTTGCCCGCATTGATCTGGACAACACGACCATCCTTGCGCCGCGCGACGGTATCGCGGGCAATATCGGCGTCGCGGTTGGCGAATACCTCCGCCCCAGCACGCGGTTCATGAGCCTCGTTCCGACGGGCGACGACATCTACATCACGGCCAATTTCAAGGAAACGCAGGTCGCCGCCTTCCACCCCGGAATGCCGGTCGAGATCGAGGTCGACATGCTCCACGGCGAGACGCTGCACGGCACGATCGAGAGCCTTGCCCCCGCGACGGGCAGCGAGTTCTCGGTGCTGCCGACGGACAATGCCACCGGTAACTTCACCAAGATCGTTCAGCGTATCCCCGTCCGCATCAAACTAACCGAGATGGGCGAGCAGCCGCTGCGGGCAGGGGCCTCGGTCGTGGTCAGCGTCGACACACGCGGAGGTCACCAGTGACCGACGACGACTTCAAACCGAAAGGAGGAACCTTCGGGTTCTTCCTGATGGTCTGCGGCATGTTCATGGCAATCCTCGACATCCAGATCGTCGCCGCATCATTGCCCGACATCCAGTCGGGCGTTGCCGCGTCAATGGACGAGGTGACGTGGGTCCAGACCGCCTACCTCGTGGCAGAGGTCGTGATGATCCCGCTGTCGGGCTGGCTGGCGCGGGTGATGTCGACACGGTGGCTCTTCGCGGCGTCATCTTTCGGTTTCACCCTGATGTCGCTGGCTTGCGGCTTTGCGTGGGACATCAACTCGCTGATCGTCTTCCGTGCGCTGCAAGGCTTCCTCGGCGGCGCGATGATCCCCACTGTGTTTGCTGCGAACTTCAAGCTGTTCCCACCTGAACGGCAGATGATCGGCACCGTAGTGATCGGCCTGACCGCCACCGTCGCGCCCTCCATCGGCCCGACGCTGGGCGGCTGGCTGACGCAGCAATTGTCTTGGCACTGGCTGTTCTTTGTCAACGTGCTGCCCGGTTTGCTGAGCACCGTTGCCGTCCCGCTGATCGTCGATATCGACCGCCCGAACTGGAAGCTTTTCCGCCGCATCGACCTGCCGGGTATCGTGCTGATCGCGGGCTTCCTTGGATCGCTCGAGTTCGTCTTGGACGAAGGCCCACGTGAGGACTGGTTCGACAGCCACGAGATCATGCTCTTCGCCGCTATCTCGGCCATTTCGGGCATCCTGCTATTCTGGCGCGCGTTCACGATCAAAGAGCCGATCATCACCTTCGGCGCGTTCAAGAACCGCAATTTCACAGTCGGCTGCATTCTGACCTTCGTGCTCGGCATCTGCCTTTTCGGGCAGAGCTTTATTCTGCCGCAGGTCCTGAGCCGCGTGCGGGGTTTCAACTCGTTCCAGATCGGGCAAGTCATGTGGGTGACGGGGGCCGCGATGTTCTTCACTGCGCCTCTCGTGGGTCGCCTGAACGGGCTGCTGGACCCGCGCATCCTCCTTGCCGTCGGCTTCCCGATGACCGCTGTTGGGATGTGGCTCAATTCACAGATGACGGGGCAGGTCGGGTTCGAGCAGCTCTTCTGGGCGCAGGCCATCCGCGGCGCTGGGCTGGTGATCTGCATCGTGCCGATCACGCAGGCCGCGCTCGGCACGCTGCCACTTTCCGAAGTCGGCACGGGTTCGGGACTGTTTAACCTGTTCCGCAACATGGGCGGGGCACTTGGCCTCGCGATGATCAACACCCAATGGGACGGCCGCTATGACCGCCACTACTGGTGGCTGGCGGAACGCCTCAGCAATACCGATGCCGACGTCGAGGCGCGTTTGGCAGGCATTGCGGGGTCGATGAATGGGCAGGGTGTTCTGCTGGGTGATCCCGACCAGATGGCGCTGCAACAACTGGCGTTCAGCGTCTCGGGGCAGTCGAACATCATGGCGTGGAACGATGTGTTCTGGATGCTGGCCGTGGTGTCGATCTGCTCGACGCTGTTGGTGCCGCTACTGGCGAAACCGCGCAAAGAGCAGATCGCCGCGCACTAAGCCCTTGTTTGCCCGCACGCCAATCGCAGCGTGCGGGCAAATTTTAGCTCGGCAGGTACTCGCGGCTCCAGCTTTCGCTGACGGCGCCGCTGGCAATCATCTCGTCGATCTGCTCAGCCGAATAGCCAAGCTCTTGCAGGATCGCGCGGGTGGAGGCGCCGAATTTCTCGGTCGGCTCCAGCGCATAGATCGAGCCGTGTTGCGGCCGGATCGCGAAAGGATCAAGCTGAGTGATGACATGGCCGCTCGGGTGGTTCTCGTAGACAGAGAACGAATAGCTACCGTTGTGAGTGCCCGGCGTTCCGTCGGCGGGGCGGCTGTTATAGGTGCGCAACGCCTCGATATTCTCGCAGACCGTGGCGCCGATATCGGCGGCGACCAGACGTTCCGCCCAGTCCTCTGCGCGGGCCAGCATGAAGGCGCTGGCGAGGAACGCGGCGCGCTCGTCTTCGGGCACGTCGATGATGCCTTCCAAACCTTCGACCGTGTTCAGCTTTGGCAGATCGGCCTCATACGCCGAAAGCAGGATGAAACGGTCCGAGGCGGTGTAGTAGAACCGCTCCAGCGGACCGGTGCCGTTAGCCTCACGGCCCGACGGTTCATCAAACAGCCCGCGCCGTTCGTAGTCGTAGCAGAACGGAATTTGCGCGAGGCCCGAGAGCGCCGACAGCGAGGTTTGGGGGCGACCGATGCGGCCGAACTTGAGCTTCTGATAAAGCGCAGCCGCAATGCCCAAAGACGCCCCGAAGCCGCACATCACGTCGATGGTGCCGACGTGAGCGTGTTCTTCCGGCGTATGCATAGTGCCGCCGAAGCGCAGCATGATGCCCGTGGTCGCCTGCACAAGGTCGTCGTACCCGAGGTAATCTGTGCGCGGCCCGCGGCGGACACCGCTGAAGCAGTCGAGCTGACAGAAAATCGCCTCGGGGTTCAGCTTGCGCAGCCCTTCGACGTCCAGACCCTTCGCCTTCACCTGACGGTCGGGCGCATTCCAGACCACGACGTCGACCTCGGCCACCAGCTTCTCGAAAATCACGCGGCCTTCGGGGGTGGAGATATCCGCAAGGATCGAACGCTTGCCGCGCCCATGCGAGAGGCTGAAAATCACCGTGTTCCAGCAATCGTAGTTCGGGACGGCGGGGTCGATCTTGATGACCTCCGCGCCGAAACGGGACAGGTAGGAGACCGAATGCGGACCCGCAATAACATTGCACATGTCGAGGATGCGCACCCCGTCCAGCCAACCCGCCGTTTCCTGATTACGCTTCGGACGCGGCAGTTTTGTCGGCAGTTTGCGCAGTTGCTTCAGGGCGGCCTCCACCGTGTCCCAACGGCGCGGGGCGGGCGAGAGCATCTCTTCGCCGCTTTCCGTCAGCCAGACCATCGGACCGGGCTGGGTCATGGGGCCGAACTCCGGATCGTCGACCTCAACCATCAGGCCAGAGGTCTCTGCATGGTCGTCGTTGATCCACTCCTGAAGCCAGCGCTGCGGCGCACCGGGGAATTTGCCGCGACCGAAGATCTTCTCCCATTCCTTCGCGGTGCGGGTGATGAACACCTCTTTCATCCGCGCAGCGATCTTGTCGGCCCAGTGTTTCGGCAGCGGGTAGACGCCCAGCGACACGTCGGACTTCCATTCGGACACGGGCAGATAGGTGTCCTCTTCCTCGGTCAGCCCTTCGGCCACGAGGTCGTCGTAGATGCCCAGCACCTTGAGGCAGCGTTTGGCGTGCTGCTTGTGGCTGGGGCAGACCACGTAGAACATCCGCCCGTCCTTGCATTCGTAGGAGCGGTAGAACGGGTCGAGGAATTCCTGCAACTCCTCGTAAGTCACGTTCATCGGCAGGCCCTCGGTACGACGGCGTTCGATCTCCATCTCGCGTTGGGTCTTGTAGCGTTCGGGGTAGTCCTGAATGTGGATCGAGTTATACGACAGCCCCTCCATCACGGCGGCGGCCAGCGGCACTTCTATCGCGTCGCCGTAGCCCGTGCGTTCGCGGGATTGCAGCGCAAGCACGACAGCCGAGGCGGCCAGCATGGTCCCGTATGCGGACGACAGCGGGAGCGGAGAGAACGACGGGTTCACGCCCATCAGCACGCGGTTGAGGCCCATGTCGGTGAACACGCCCGAGCTTGCTGCGATGATGCTTTCGAACGCGCGCCAATCACGGCGGAGCGTGTCGTTCGACGCAAAGCCGGGGATAGAGAGGGCGATCAGTTCGGGGCGCTCTTCGCGCAGCGCGGCAAAGTCGATGCCGAGGC
Above is a window of Marivivens aquimaris DNA encoding:
- a CDS encoding CoA transferase; this translates as MTTPQPSLLPLKGVKVLDFGQYIAGPAVAMILADLGATVIHVDPPNGPMWQSPANATLNRNKTIVTIDLKTPEGLEEALELIAEVDIVVESFRPGVMKRLGIDFAALREERPELIALSIPGFASNDTLRRDWRAFESIIAASSGVFTDMGLNRVLMGVNPSFSPLPLSSAYGTMLAASAVVLALQSRERTGYGDAIEVPLAAAVMEGLSYNSIHIQDYPERYKTQREMEIERRRTEGLPMNVTYEELQEFLDPFYRSYECKDGRMFYVVCPSHKQHAKRCLKVLGIYDDLVAEGLTEEEDTYLPVSEWKSDVSLGVYPLPKHWADKIAARMKEVFITRTAKEWEKIFGRGKFPGAPQRWLQEWINDDHAETSGLMVEVDDPEFGPMTQPGPMVWLTESGEEMLSPAPRRWDTVEAALKQLRKLPTKLPRPKRNQETAGWLDGVRILDMCNVIAGPHSVSYLSRFGAEVIKIDPAVPNYDCWNTVIFSLSHGRGKRSILADISTPEGRVIFEKLVAEVDVVVWNAPDRQVKAKGLDVEGLRKLNPEAIFCQLDCFSGVRRGPRTDYLGYDDLVQATTGIMLRFGGTMHTPEEHAHVGTIDVMCGFGASLGIAAALYQKLKFGRIGRPQTSLSALSGLAQIPFCYDYERRGLFDEPSGREANGTGPLERFYYTASDRFILLSAYEADLPKLNTVEGLEGIIDVPEDERAAFLASAFMLARAEDWAERLVAADIGATVCENIEALRTYNSRPADGTPGTHNGSYSFSVYENHPSGHVITQLDPFAIRPQHGSIYALEPTEKFGASTRAILQELGYSAEQIDEMIASGAVSESWSREYLPS